AAGGTTATGATGAAGTTACCAAGATCCATGTTATCTTTCTGATAATCACGGTGGATGATGGGTTAAATCTCAGAAAGCAATCCACTTGTTAAAGGAATATCATTTTAATATCATTCTCTCTTTTGAATTAAATCTTTAAAGAAAAATGTTGTATGCATATCAACTACCGTTCAGCCTCTTCAAAGCTAAGGAGACTTATTGACGGCGCTGGCTTGGAAGAGGATATGGATGTAAAATATTCTCAATTAACTGATCAACATTCTTATCCACGAGTAGCTGGTTGTTGCTAGGATAAATATTATCATGAAAATCACTTTGAAGCTCCTTTATTCGTATGATCAGGCATGAAAGGCAAAAGCTTAAGTAAAAGTTTCAGCGTAAAATTTAATAATGAAGGCCCTTCACAAAGAAGGGTTGGAATTCTCTCCTTCAGATTCTATGACTTCGAAAATACGTAATTATTCTTCGCAGAATAATGTTAACTTGCGAATAAGGATTGAGGCAGTGTTTCTATGTATTATGATTATTTTAGCATCATTACCTGTGATTTTAACTAGCAACCAAAATATTCCTCCACAAGTCTTAAGATACATTGATGTTAACATGGAAACTGTTGAAGAGATTATGAGAATAGGGGATCCAAATAATCCACAGTTAATAATCTATAAAGTAAATCCTAGTGGAGATAATCTGATATATGATGTAATTCAGCAGGATATTCTGGGAGGTATATATTGGAGAGCAGATTGTTGGGAGGACCTATCCAACAAAGATCTTTGCTATAAGTTATACCTAAGGGACAAACTCAGCCAATACCTATATGAGAAGAATAAATGGTACCAAAATTACGTAAACCCCATCATAACTAAACATGAATCCTCAGTCTTAATAATAAGCGAGCTCCGAGGCATAGGAGATGATTTAGCTAAAGAATATGCAGGCAGAAAGCTAGCTGCGTGGAGTGCTGGAGCAATAACCGCACTAATAGTTGTAACGTTAATAACAGGTGGGGTGGGCGGTTCGGTCATAATAGCTATGAATATATTTTCCAATGCTTTAAACATAATTTTGAACACGGTTAATATTCTCAATGAGTACAAATTTGCTTACGCAAATTATCCTGCCGCAACCCTTTCTATGGCATTTATAGTAGGTACACAGGCTCACTCAAAAGAAGAAATAGATAAAATTATAAATAATTTATTTGAACATGATGAAGAAGCAGGAAAAATATTAAACGAAATTTTGAATGAAGAAATTAGAAGCTTAATTAAATCTGCTCCTTCCCTATTCGTAGAAACTCTTGCATCATATATTTCCACGCTAAAATATGTTAGGACAATAAATCCACATATTGTTGACAAAATTCTTGCTGATAGAGGGTTATATTGGGATACTGTTAAGGATTTCGCAACCAATGATTTTTATAAGATATTAAAAGCATTATCGGGAGAAAAAACTGCAAACAATTTTAAAGACATAATAGTAAGATTTGATAAACCTGAAGACTTCGAAAAATATTACCAATTGAAAGATGCTCCTATAAGAGGGCTCATTGGTACAATAATGTCTGCTGTGGCAGGGTGGGCTTCTGAGAGATTTGTTGAATGGTGGCTAAAAGTGGATGATGAGCGGCATAGTATGCTAAATGTCATAGGACATGCCGAGCCTCTCATGTCTATTAATCAGTATGTATTGAGTAGTGCGGATAATTGGCATAGGGGACGATTCTGCAGCAGTGAAATAAGTTCTGACACAATATCGTGCATCCCACCCTCAATATCAACTGTTAGTTCACTGATGCTCTATGACCAGTTATACGAAAATAACTGGGTAGAATTTTGGAATATAACATATACAAATGATAAAATTGCTGATACTTTGTCTAGAAAGCAGAGCTTTAAAAATTGGATCGAAAAGAATTTTAACAAAAAGATAAATGATAAGGAATCGCTGAAAACATTTGCTAAGGAAAGAGTAGAATACCATATGGAAAAGTTGATTTCCTTAATGACTAACCTCACGAAAATTAGTATGGAATTGGAAGATGAATTAAAAAATTACGTGAAGGTTTTGGAGAAAAGGATACCGATAGCAGTTCAACGCGAACAGAAGGGTAATAATATAGTATTAGTTCTTGACAGGAGTGGAAGCATGAATCAAATTTTAGTTAATGGTATAAGCAAAATTGATTTAGCAAAAGACGCCTCTTCGAAATTTGTTAATATGTTATTTGAGAATGATAAAATCTCACTTGTTACGTTCTCTGATAATGCAAGGCTTGAGGTAGAATTAACTAATGATCATGCAAAGGTTATTGATTCTATAAACAGCATAATAGTGGGAGGTAGCACGGCGTTGGGAGATGCCATGAGATTAGCCTTAAATATTCTTAAAGACAAAGCATCTGAAAGAAGAGTTATAATACTCTTAACAGATGGCTGCCATAATGCGGGCAACGAAACACCTGAGATAGTATTGAAAGATGCAAAAGAAATGAAGATCCCCATTTTCACCATCGGAATCGGTACGGGGATGGTAAGAGACCCGTCATCCAATGAATGTTTTGATCCTGATAGATTAGAAAAAATCTCTAAAGAAACTGGTGCAACATTTTATTGGATTAACCCGAATGTTGGCGTTGATGAATTAGAATTATGGCGAGTTTATGGAAGGATAGCAATAGGGATGGCTGACGTTAAACCTGTTAATATTTTCTCTGACAAGATTATGCCAAAAGATATAAAGTCTCATGTTTTTGAAGTTACCAATAATGTCGAAAGACTGAATGTGATGCTAAGCTATAAGGGTAGTAAACTTAGTTTGGAATTGATAACGCCCGATGGTGATATAATAAATGGTAGTGGGCCGAATGTTATCTTTATAGAGAGCATTGGAAGAGTTTTCGTTACTGTTTCTTCTCCACAGCCGGGAAGATGGGAAGCTATAGTAATCGGTGTTGATGTACCACAGAGTGGCGAACCCTATATCTTATCATTCGGCTTAAATGCATTATCTATTTCTCCAAGAGAATTGCTTATGACCGCTTCCCAACTAGGGGGAGAAATCACATTGGTTATAAGAAATGATGGAGAGATTGCGGCTAGCAATGTATCTGTTCATGTTGATGGCCCGCTAAGGGGTTATATTCACGTGAATCCAACGCGATTCAGTATTGAGAAAGGGGAGAACATTACCTTAACTATTAAGGTTGATAAGCCTGATAATTATGCAAAAAGATTTGGTAAAATAATTTTAGATAACAATGGTTGGAGATACGTTATACCTGTCAATGTTATTTTGAATGGACTAATAATAAATGCATGGACTGATGGTGAAATATACGCAGGAGAGAAAATAACTTTAAACGTTGCCGTTTTTGATGAATCATACTCACCTGTAACCGCAGTTAATGTAACCGTAAAAGTCAACGGGGAGATTATAACGCTAAAGGATGATGGGCTCTTGCCAGACATTATTGCAAATGATGGAATATATGCGGGGTACTTTACACCTTCACGTGCGCTCACAACGCTTAACATACGTGCTGAAAAAGATACCTATCTACCTGCATTCATGTCTTTGAGTTATAGGGCAAAGTTGCGCGGTGATATAAATGAGGATGGCGTCGTTGATTATAGAGACTTAACAATGTTGGCTGCAGTATATGGTAAAAGTAAAGGCGATCCAGGCTTCGATATAAAAGCTGACTTAAATAACGACGATATCATAAATTATATAGACTTAGCTATATTAGCTGCTAACTATGGAGGTATCCTTTCATGAAACATACCTATCCTGTATTATTCCTCATTTCACTAGCTCTACTGGCCACACTTCCAACAATCATAGCTAGTGATATTGTGTCAGCATATGTCGAGCCAACATATCTCGAATTAAAGCCGGGAGAAGAATTTATAATAAGCATTAAAATTGATCCACGAGATAAAGGTGTAAGTGGTGGCGAGGTTAAGGTTGATTTCGATCCAGAAGTGTTTAAATGCACTGATATAAGCCCAGGTAATATACTGGGCCCCTCACCTCTCATAGGGCTTAAGGAGATTGATGATGTTAAGGGCTCCATACGTTATGCTATAGCTAGAGTTGGTCGAACAGAGCCTCCAACTCAAGCTGGTGTTTTCGCGGAAATAAGATTCAAGGTTAAACTCGAAGCTGATGTAGGCACACATGTCATAGAGCTTGTAAGGATTGGACTAGCTGATGAAAAATTCAATAATATAACCGATATTTCTATTGATAATACCTTTGTAAAGGTAAAGATAACAAGGGAGCAGTCTCATACAATAACCACACAAACATTAACAAAAACAATATCCACTGTAATCTATACTGTTACTACGACATATACTTCCTCGCAATACGTGACTACTTCATACTATACGTATACCTCAGTAATATCTGTGCGGACACAGTCCACAACCTACTTATTACTCGCGATCGTAATAATTATATCTCTTGTGGCAGTTATAGGTATGCTAGCGGTTTTGTATCTTCGAGGAGGGAGGAGGCGTAAACCTAGGGTTATTAGAGTTGAGTAATTAAGGCTGTTTACCTTCTAATTCCTCTCGAATCTTTTTGTATGCTTTTTCACTAATCTTTCCTTCCTCCTTTAATCTCTCCAACTCCATCAGCTTAGCTTTTCGAAGCAATTCATCCACAATATGAGAGGTATAAGAAGGCTTCTCTACAGTCGTCATAGCCTGAGTGGCGGGCGGAATTATCTCCATACGCTCACTATCAAATGTGAATTCCTTAAGCATTTTCTTCGACTTCACTTTAAAGAAGGTCTTCGCAGCATATCCTACAGAGATGTTCAAGTATTTTGCTATTTTCTCAATGTGGATAGGGCTTGGAGCGGATAGAAGAAATCCCACCAACTGCATCTCTATATCATCCTCTATTCTATCACTTATAGAGCTCAACCAGCCACTAACTACCATTAGAATAGCAAGAAATACTATTACCGAGAGAATGTTAAGAAAGATCCTAGACGCGACACCCGCACCATAGGTAATCACATAGTTTAGAAAGTCAACTGCAAGGAAAAGTATTAAGGCCAAAGGTAAATAAAGTAATATCCAACTAGCAATCTGAATGAGCCGCCTCATTGAGTCTCTTTTCATGAAAAATATATTGATAGTTGCTTCGTATTAAAATTTTCACTATCAAATAGTTGATGAGAGCTTTCTTTTCATCCTTAAACTATTCAACGTACTGAATAACTGAGTATACTATATGGAGAGAACAGGGTTAGAAATAATATGTCACGCTATTACTATTAATCGATCAGAAAGCAATACTGTTAAATTTACGGTATTATTTCTTATTTACCTTAAAACTTATCTATTTCGCTGATATTCGCTTAGGAGGGGTTTTGGGCCTTACCAAAGATGAGTTGGCAATATTATCACTGCTACTAGAAAATAAGTTACCTAACACTCGAACATCCGTAATCGCTTTATCAGGCAATACACTAACAATTCAAGTGAAAACTGAAAGGCATACAAAGAATATCCAAGAGATAAGAGAGATCTTAAATTCACTTGAAAAGAAGGGAATAGTAAAGGTGGATGACTTCGTTGAAATTTCTAAGACGAGACCAGTGGATCTGAAAGTAGAAGAAAGTTTCATTAAACCGGAGTCCCTAAATATAATGTATATCCTTGGGAAGATTAAAGATGAAGAATATGAAAGACGATTCTACGAAACATTAAAGCATCATCCTACTGACAATTTACGCGAATTAATACCCCTTACACTCATTCAACGATATATTATGATGCTAAAGCAGATTCTTTCTACAGCATCCCACATCGATTTTAGGCGTTATGACGAAATTTTATCTCACAATGATGAACTCAGAAAATTAAACTCCATTATTGAAAATCATCTAGTTGCTTTATTTCAAAACACTTTAAACATTCTCCGCAGATACATAAAATATATTAATGAAGTAGCTGATAAAAATGTTGAAGAAAGAATATTAACGATATTCATATATCTTTATCCACTCCTCCAACCATTTGTTAAGAGACTAGAAAAAAGGAAAAACACATCAGATATGGAACTAGAAAAGTTAAAGGCGGAAATCCAAGTTGAAAAGGAAATAATTAACGTTTTGGAGATGTTGAAAGAGGATGAACAAAAAATCGAGCGGCACAGGGAGAGACTTAGAATACTTGAAAACAAGCTAGATGAACTTGAATCACGTAGTAAAATAGAGAGTTTTGCCGTGACTCTTCCGGTCACTAATCATGATGAGTCTATTAAGTTTATAAGGGGTGGCCTAGTAACATTATTTGGTGAAACACCGCCCACTCTTCAACCTATTGTGGGTGAATTTGTTAATCAGCTTGCTATAGTGTTGCATGAGAAATTCTTCAGAATTTTAGCTCAAAGTGGACGGGATAAGATAGATATAGATTTACATAGTATGCTGGGGGAACTGAGAAAAGAGGATCATGTAATTGAGGAGGGTCAATATATCGTAAAAGCTTCCCTAGTTTGGATGAATGAATACTGCCCAGCTATGCAAGATTCCATTATAAATTCTGAGGGTCGTGAACTAACAATATGTAAGAATCCCGAATGCTTCGTTGTGTATCATAAGAAATGTTTAGATCTCCTCCTTAAAGCCGGAATAGATACATGCTTGGTATGCGGTGCGCCGATCATATAACAGGTTTAGCCACTTTAGATTTTTAAATAAGCTAATTAAGAAAAAGATTACATACTCCAACTATAGAATATTAGACATGAATCAGGCAGGCCTAGCAATATTATTCATATTCCTGATATCCTCTATACTATTGGTATTCGTCTCGTGGTCTCGATTAAAAAGAAGACGTACGCCTATGGTAAGGGGCGTCTTCGAAGAAAGCTTAGATGCTCAAAAAGCAATGAGGATTGAAAGAGCTAACATTCATGGCTCGCCTAACATAGAGCATATGATTGAAAGAATAAACGAAATAGAGAGGAAAATCGAGATTATAAGAATGCAGAATATTAGTGATGAGGCAAAAAGAATCGCTATTAAAGAATTAGAGGAGGAAAAGAGAATGTTAGAGGAAAAGATCAGAGGCTTGAACAGATGAGCCTATAACATTAATTATTCTCTAATTCATATGAGCTGAGTTCTAACAATGAATTCTTGCTATTGTACAGCTTTCATTTTCGCTAATATTGAACATGATGTCTATTATATAAATCCCCTCATCAGGGATGGTAATTGTGCTATTAACCCTATATTTATTAGAGATTTTTTCAACAGTATTTATTATTTCATTCAAATTTCCATTCGCCAATACTGTAAAGTTTTTCTTATCAATGGGAATATTTTTTTGTGGGGATATCGTAACGTCAAATAAAAGTTGAAGTTTATTCTCGTTATTCTTGTCATACGTTAGAGTTAGATTCACTAACTTTATTGGGAACCTGCAATGCATAAGATCTCGTGGGATATATATGATTTTAGTGGAGGGAGAAGTAACAGTCGCTGGTTGAGTAGTTGTACTAGTGATTGTTGTAGTGACCGTGCTACTGACGGTTATTGCAATAGTTACTTGAGTAGTGCTAGTAGTAGTACTTGTTACCGTGGTTGTTAATCCTATGAATAAACTAGGAAAAACGACGTGTATGATGGAGAATATTGCTATCAGCAATGCTATAACAGAGATGATTATCGATGCGGTGGGTCTCTGCTTGATTTTCTGAGGATATTTTTTGGGGGACCATGATTTTATAAGCTGGTAATCGGGTGGACTTGGAGGAGGGGTCTCAACAAGCGAAATTTCATATCCCTTATCCGTGATTACGGGTTTTCTTCTACTCATGGACCTTCCTCCATATAGCATAGCTCACTTTAATAGGTTTATTATCTGCTGAAAGTTTAAAAAATCCATACTCTTTACGTATTGGATCTATAACTAATGCTACGTGGTATGGATGAGGGAAGAATGTTATTTGGGATTTAACGTCCGTGTCGGAAAGGAATAGACCATATCCAGGATGTGAATGATACCATCCTACAATAAGGTGCTTAGAATCGTTATATTTTTTCTCAAGGATCTTAAGAGCTGTCCCAAGAGATTCGACATCCATTATAACATGGTACTGGCTTGAAGAACCTCCAACAGGTATGTAATCATCAATTAATGTATAATATTCATCTCCCCACCTGCAGTACATTCCAACGAGGAATCCTATTGCCTCATTTGGCAGGTATTTTATACATTCAGAGATTATTCCCCTAATTACATGAGCAAAGGAATGAACTTGATACTTATGCCACCTCATATCATCCCACACCTATCACTCTAGGCCTTCTAGCTCCTCCTTCCATAACCCCTGTTGATGGATATAGTGTCCTTGAGAAAAACATTGCAGCCTCTATGCAGATGGGTCTCTTTAAGGCGTCCCTTGGATCCGGGTTAGGGTTCTCAATGAGCATTTTAAAGCTTTCAACCAGCTTGTCTAGAGTGAATGATGTTAACCAATTTGAGTAGGCTGCCCAGCAAACAGCGCCAGCATAATCATCCTCTATGAAATCTGGTCCTGGCATTATATTTGGATGAAAGATATTTGAGAGGTATCTAATTCTCACGGGAGCTTCATATAATGGTCGTTTGACCGGGCTTTTTATACTTGAAAGCCCTAATGGATAGCTTCTTAATATGTATAAGTCGAAATCATGGTGAAATGTTCTATCTATGACCTCTCTCCGTTTTACAAAAGCTCTAGCATAGAACCCCCTAAACTTATATATTCTGACAACTTCCACCTCATCTATGCCAATAGGTGTAGGTATCTTTATATATTTTCCAGACTCTCTTTTAAAATCACACAAGTCTTCTACGCTGAATTTAAGGTCCGGGAATTTTTCTCTAAGATTCTTTTCCTCGTTTCTTAAACGATTAAGAAGCCATTCTAGGGGTAACACGTCATCTACCCCCTACATTACTGCATATTGGACAATTAGCTTTTTTGGGGACATCGTACATGATCCAATCATTCGTAATTAGGTTAAAACATATCATTTTACCTATAGCTGGATCGCCTAGAGCATTATTGCCCGGGTTTTTCTGATTGAAGAGTATTTTTAACGCTTCCTGAACTTGCACAGCCGCTACTATAGAACTCGTCGTAGGTAGAGAAGGCATCTCAACCCCTTCGGCAGAACCTTTCATACTGCATTGAAGTCTTTTCATCATCTCTATCCAGGACTCATCAGATAGAGAGCAGGCATAGCATGGTGATGATGGAGGCATCATAACAAATACATTTCCTATAGGGCCCCACATTCCACCATCAATATATGGGATATTGTGATAATAGGCTATCGTGGTCATATGTATCCTACTTGCAACGTTGTCGAATGCTCCGAAGATCAGGTCTATCTTATTCTCTCTAAAGATTGAGTGTGTATAGTTTATACCTTGTGGACCTATTTCATCCACGATAGGTATAATCTCTATGTACCCGTATGGGTCTAGCTCTTTTCCCCTCTTTGCCATTACTTCGGCTTTGAACGCGTTTGACTCAGCATCAACTGTACGAAACATTATGCATCTATTTAGATTGGATTTAACTATTATGTCAAAATCAACCACGTATATTTTCCCGAAGCCTAGCATAATAAGGTTTTTGATAATTTCATTACCTAGGGCCCCTGCTCCAGCTACCATTACCTGAGCCTTTTTCAATATTTCTTGGTTCCATCCCGGAATTATTTTTTGCCTGCTGGCCACATCCTCGTCGGGGTTAAATTCTTCTATTCTTGTGATCTTGGGTTTTAGAGTTTCTCTCATCGATGTTTCGACCACCTCCAACAACCCTAGCGACTAGGAATACCTCGTTCTCTTCGCTGCCAGAATATAGTCTAGAAGATAATTTTTCATTGGGATGTATTTGAACGAATCTAGAGTCTAGGAGGATCCACTCATAGCCCTCTCCAGGAGTTGGTCTAATTAAGCCGGACTCTATTAAGGCATCAATAACGTCTTTAGCAGTATTCTCTTCAAAGATTTCTAGTTCATATCTCTTCCCAGATAAT
This is a stretch of genomic DNA from Candidatus Methanomethylicota archaeon. It encodes these proteins:
- a CDS encoding VWA domain-containing protein, with protein sequence MKALHKEGLEFSPSDSMTSKIRNYSSQNNVNLRIRIEAVFLCIMIILASLPVILTSNQNIPPQVLRYIDVNMETVEEIMRIGDPNNPQLIIYKVNPSGDNLIYDVIQQDILGGIYWRADCWEDLSNKDLCYKLYLRDKLSQYLYEKNKWYQNYVNPIITKHESSVLIISELRGIGDDLAKEYAGRKLAAWSAGAITALIVVTLITGGVGGSVIIAMNIFSNALNIILNTVNILNEYKFAYANYPAATLSMAFIVGTQAHSKEEIDKIINNLFEHDEEAGKILNEILNEEIRSLIKSAPSLFVETLASYISTLKYVRTINPHIVDKILADRGLYWDTVKDFATNDFYKILKALSGEKTANNFKDIIVRFDKPEDFEKYYQLKDAPIRGLIGTIMSAVAGWASERFVEWWLKVDDERHSMLNVIGHAEPLMSINQYVLSSADNWHRGRFCSSEISSDTISCIPPSISTVSSLMLYDQLYENNWVEFWNITYTNDKIADTLSRKQSFKNWIEKNFNKKINDKESLKTFAKERVEYHMEKLISLMTNLTKISMELEDELKNYVKVLEKRIPIAVQREQKGNNIVLVLDRSGSMNQILVNGISKIDLAKDASSKFVNMLFENDKISLVTFSDNARLEVELTNDHAKVIDSINSIIVGGSTALGDAMRLALNILKDKASERRVIILLTDGCHNAGNETPEIVLKDAKEMKIPIFTIGIGTGMVRDPSSNECFDPDRLEKISKETGATFYWINPNVGVDELELWRVYGRIAIGMADVKPVNIFSDKIMPKDIKSHVFEVTNNVERLNVMLSYKGSKLSLELITPDGDIINGSGPNVIFIESIGRVFVTVSSPQPGRWEAIVIGVDVPQSGEPYILSFGLNALSISPRELLMTASQLGGEITLVIRNDGEIAASNVSVHVDGPLRGYIHVNPTRFSIEKGENITLTIKVDKPDNYAKRFGKIILDNNGWRYVIPVNVILNGLIINAWTDGEIYAGEKITLNVAVFDESYSPVTAVNVTVKVNGEIITLKDDGLLPDIIANDGIYAGYFTPSRALTTLNIRAEKDTYLPAFMSLSYRAKLRGDINEDGVVDYRDLTMLAAVYGKSKGDPGFDIKADLNNDDIINYIDLAILAANYGGILS
- a CDS encoding cohesin domain-containing protein, encoding MKHTYPVLFLISLALLATLPTIIASDIVSAYVEPTYLELKPGEEFIISIKIDPRDKGVSGGEVKVDFDPEVFKCTDISPGNILGPSPLIGLKEIDDVKGSIRYAIARVGRTEPPTQAGVFAEIRFKVKLEADVGTHVIELVRIGLADEKFNNITDISIDNTFVKVKITREQSHTITTQTLTKTISTVIYTVTTTYTSSQYVTTSYYTYTSVISVRTQSTTYLLLAIVIIISLVAVIGMLAVLYLRGGRRRKPRVIRVE
- a CDS encoding Mov34/MPN/PAD-1 family protein; its protein translation is MRWHKYQVHSFAHVIRGIISECIKYLPNEAIGFLVGMYCRWGDEYYTLIDDYIPVGGSSSQYHVIMDVESLGTALKILEKKYNDSKHLIVGWYHSHPGYGLFLSDTDVKSQITFFPHPYHVALVIDPIRKEYGFFKLSADNKPIKVSYAIWRKVHE
- a CDS encoding ThiF family adenylyltransferase encodes the protein MRETLKPKITRIEEFNPDEDVASRQKIIPGWNQEILKKAQVMVAGAGALGNEIIKNLIMLGFGKIYVVDFDIIVKSNLNRCIMFRTVDAESNAFKAEVMAKRGKELDPYGYIEIIPIVDEIGPQGINYTHSIFRENKIDLIFGAFDNVASRIHMTTIAYYHNIPYIDGGMWGPIGNVFVMMPPSSPCYACSLSDESWIEMMKRLQCSMKGSAEGVEMPSLPTTSSIVAAVQVQEALKILFNQKNPGNNALGDPAIGKMICFNLITNDWIMYDVPKKANCPICSNVGGR